Sequence from the Microplitis demolitor isolate Queensland-Clemson2020A chromosome 7, iyMicDemo2.1a, whole genome shotgun sequence genome:
TTCTtcgatatcaaattttataatttttggcaATGGTTTACCATCCAGACGTACAagatttggaaatttttctcttatcACAGTTGAGTAATTCAAATCCATCTTCTGCAATTTACTGATAAAGTCATTACCTTCGAGACGTAGTTCCTCTAACTTAAGAttctttaatacttttaatgtcGATTCAtaccttattttattattaccaagataaagaatttttaaatttttaaaatgtgtacTTAATACAGTCAGTTTTTCAatctttgataatttattgttttcaagaTTTAACGCTTCTAAATGCGGTACTGCTTCCGCAGCTATTTCCAATACATAAATAAGTATCTCTGGTCTAAATAAAGCacaaaaataatcatcaataaGATGAACATCAAGATGAAAACACGACAAATCAAGTGATTTAGTTTCTTCAACGTATCTACTTGCCATAGCTAATCTAATACGCATTTTAAATACTTCATCAAATTCAAACTTTGGGAATCCTGATGAAtgtgaataaatatgtatcttAAAATCACGttcaatacatattttttcatgacaatTAACTAAGCTTTCTGCAGCCTCTTGATTatcaacataaaatataaccttgcgatttataattttatacataattgGTACAAATGTCTGCggtttcatataatttaataaagcatcaattagtatttttttatcatacatatgGACGTGCGGCATCACTATTTGGTACCAGTTTGCTTCACTAAGATTATCTAATTTATTCCAAACAGTTTTTGGTCTTCTAGATACATTATATGGTTCTGTTCCACTTAACCTATTTTTTCGAGTAAATAATActagacttttatttttaccttttttatcatcatcatcatcatcatcatgtCCATTATTACCATTAATAAAACCAATTGATTTGGGCTGagatttatttctaatcttgaaagatattttttgtctACTAGAACTCCAATCCATGTTGCTGGtagcatcatcatcatcatcatcattatcatcaccatttctcaaaaaaaatccaagtCTTGAT
This genomic interval carries:
- the LOC103575383 gene encoding nuclear RNA export factor 1-like, which produces MSKFTGKSIKSRLGFFLRNGDDNDDDDDDATSNMDWSSSRQKISFKIRNKSQPKSIGFINGNNGHDDDDDDDKKGKNKSLVLFTRKNRLSGTEPYNVSRRPKTVWNKLDNLSEANWYQIVMPHVHMYDKKILIDALLNYMKPQTFVPIMYKIINRKVIFYVDNQEAAESLVNCHEKICIERDFKIHIYSHSSGFPKFEFDEVFKMRIRLAMASRYVEETKSLDLSCFHLDVHLIDDYFCALFRPEILIYVLEIAAEAVPHLEALNLENNKLSKIEKLTVLSTHFKNLKILYLGNNKIRYESTLKVLKNLKLEELRLEGNDFISKLQKMDLNYSTVIREKFPNLVRLDGKPLPKIIKFDIEETKSLPEFIKFFATNSHVLTITQQFIKLYFDIYDSDSRQPLLDAYLDNAVFTMTIDPKSTIDVNSVYASGDRNLIHTKNFRRIKLFNTGRLHIVTCLSGFPKTQHLAETFTIDIKALTESMMIITITGLFKELGVKTNTVRFFSRTFIIEQFGTGYCISNEQLHLTDATKNQQQFIDQQQLVYQQQLSHQQQQQNIVQTTQSLEGIPSTPAPVSSPMIPNRNTQLPDAIKEQMTRALSVTTKMNYEWSYKCLTEVNWIYDVGIKAFEEHHKRGAIPPEAFR